ATTAGCTAAAAAGGCTAGTAAAGCTTCAGAAGAATTTAAAATTAGAATAAGAAATGAGAGAAGAGACGCCAATGAAAAAATTAAGAAAATGGAAAAAGGCGGAGAAATAACAGAAGATGAATTAAAGAAAGCACAAGATGAAGTTCAAAAAATGACTGATAAATTTATAAAAGAAATAGATACATTATTAGCTAAAAAAGAAAAGGATATAATGGAGGTATAATATTGAAAAAATATTATAACCTTTTAGGTCTTCATATAGATGAGGTAAAACAATATTTTGATGAACGAGATATAACCTATACCATAAAATCTATTGAAGGTAAAAAGGATAAAGATAAACTTGTAGTTCCTAGAGTTATAAAAATATCTGAGATAGGTGATAGTGTAGAACTAATAATCACATACTTTTCTGACTCCTTAAATTAAGGAGTCAGAACAATATTGGAGGCAAAATATGAATAACAACATCATGTATGACATAGACTTAAATAACATACCTACTCATATTGCTATTATAATGGATGGGAATGGAAGATGGGCAAAATCCAGATTTCTTCCAAGAACTGCAGGACATAAGGCTGGAGTAGAAACTATAAGAGATATAGTTAAAGAATGTTCAAATTTAGGTGTTAAGCACTTGACACTATATGCATTTTCAACAGAAAATTGGAAAAGACCAAAACTTGAAGTTGATACACTTATGAACTTATTATCTACATACTTAAGAAATGAAATAGCTGAACTGCATCAAAACAATGTAAAAGTAACAGCTATAGGAGAGATAAGTGCTTTACCAAAAACTTGTATAAGAGAATTAAATTCAGCTAAGGAAATGACAAAAGATAATACAGGAGTTAACTTAAATTTAGCATTGAACTATGGAAGTAGGGCAGATATAAAAAATGCTCTTATAGATATAGTAAAAAATTGTGAAAGTGGTAAAATAGATATAAACAATATTGATGAAGATATTATAAAAAACTATTTAAGCACAAAGTCTATACCAGATCCAGACTTGGTCATAAGAACAAGTGGAGAACAAAGATTGAGTAACTTTTTACTTTGGGAAGTTGCTTATTCTGAGTTTTACTTTACTGATATACATTGGCCTGATTTCAATAAAGAAGAATTACAAAAGGCTATATATTTATATCAAAAAAGAGATAGAAGATTTGGAGGACTTAAGTAAGGAGATTATTTTATGCTTACAAGAATTATTGCTTCACTAGCTCTGGTTCCATTATTTCTATTTGTTGTATATGGAGGGATTCCTCTTTATATAGCTGAGATGGCAATAGTTTATATTGCATTACATGAATTTTATAAAGCATTTAAAATAAAAGATATACATCCAATATTTATTATAGGGTATATATTTTCTATTTATTTAGCTGTAAAAAATATTTTTAACTTACCATTGGAATATACTTATGCAGTGCTTTTCATTTTATTTTTAGCAAGTATAATTTATATGTTGATGGGCAAAAGCAATGTTATAGATGTTTCGATTACATTTTTAGGAGTTTTTTATATAGGAGTATTTTTAGATTTTATAGTTATAACTATAAATAGCTTTGAAAGAGGAAATATCTATGTATGGCTTATATTTGTAATATCTTTTATGACAGATATATTTGCATATTTTAGTGGCTATTTACTTGGCAAACATAAGTTAATTCCTAAAGTGAGTCCTAAAAAGACTGTAGAAGGAGCTATTGGAGGAATAATAGGAAGTACACTTTGTTGTATTTTATTTGGGTATTTATTTGGTATTGATTTGCTTCAATTGGCTATAATAGGAAGCATAGGAAGTATAATAGCTCAATTAGGAGATTTATTTGCATCTTCAATAAAGAGATATGTAGGGATAAAGGATTATGGAAAGATAATACCTGGTCATGGGGGTATATTAGATAGATTCGATAGTGTTATATTAGTAGCACCTTTTGTATATAATACTATTAAATTTTTTATTAGATAAAGATTGGTTGGTTTTAAAAGGCAGTCTATAGTAGCTAGTAATGAAAATAGCTATGTAACTTTTAAAAAGCAGAAGAATTCTGTGAGTATTTAGTTACATGGCTATTTTCATTTTTTTATGTATTATTTAATCTAATTTTAGAAAAATTTCTTTTTATATATTTTTTTATGGTTTTTTATAAAACTAGTTATATTAGTAATAAATTTACTTATTTTACAATGCATATGAGAATTTAAGTAATACATACTACGAGAATAGAAAAATATTTAATATGTGGAAATTATTATCAAAAAAATGTTTTTTTGTACAATAATTTCTATATTTTTACATTTATTATCTTTTTATAAACTTAGTACAAAAATATAATCAGTTTATTATTGATTTGTAAGTTTTAATTTTAAGTATAATTAATAAGTCATAAGTATATTATTGATTTTATTGTATAAATATGGTTATAATTTAAGTAATACATCGAAAAAAAGGAAAATATTTCCATAATATGATAAAATAAATTCAAAGAGTTAAATTCTCAATAAATAATACTTTTAAGTATTTATTGAAATAAGTTAGGTATTCCATCTTCAATATCATCAAGTTGGTGATGTAAATTTAAAGTATACCAATATAAAAAATAACTTTTGGATTATGTCATGATTTATTATACATATAAAAATTTTCAGAACTAGAAAATGTGATTGGAATTAGAATAATAATAGAGAAATGTTTATTTCAAAAAGTTAAAGAAATTTAGGAGGGGATGGATTAGTGGAAATGTTAACTAATAGTGTTATAGATAAATTAACTAATTTAAATGGAAATTATAATTTTAGAATGATGCTTTCAAATCTAGAAAATCAGGAAAAATCATATGGTATTATGTTTATTGGGATTGATGATTTTGAGAAGATTAATAATCTATATTCTTATTCATTTGGGGATAGGGTTTTAAAAAAATTTTCTAGAGCTATTTTACCTTTTTTACCTGAAAACGTAAATTTATATAGATTAGATGGAAATGGTTTTGGAATTTTATATCCAAATGGAGATTGTTATGAATTAACTAAACTTTTTAATAGGTTTCAAGATATAGCACAATGTATAAAACAGATTAATGGACATGTTATTTCATTTACGATATCAGGAAGTATTTGCTTTTATCCAAAAGATGGCATAGATTGTGATACACTATACCAAAATGCACGTGTTACATTTGAGAAGGCAAAAAAGCAAGGTAAAAACACACTAATTGTTTATTCAAAAGATAAACTAACTTTTTCGCAGTACTCTATACAGTTGATAGAGTATCTAAGAGAGAGTGTATTAAATAATTTTAAAGGATTTTATTTAAATTATCAGCCACTTATTTTTACTAACAGTAAGAAACTATATGGATGTGAAGTATTACTTCGTTGGAGAAATCCTAACTTTGAAATGAAACTTGGCCCAACTGAATTTATACCTTTCTTGGAATCTTCTGGACTTATGGATACAGTTAGTCAATGGGCAATTAAAACAGCTTTAAAGCAATTAAAAGTATGGATAAAATATATGCCAAATTTCAAGATGAATATAAATGTGTCATATCAACAGCTTGAAGAACCTAGCTTCAAGTTTTTTATTTTAGATACTATAAA
This sequence is a window from Clostridioides difficile. Protein-coding genes within it:
- a CDS encoding isoprenyl transferase translates to MNNNIMYDIDLNNIPTHIAIIMDGNGRWAKSRFLPRTAGHKAGVETIRDIVKECSNLGVKHLTLYAFSTENWKRPKLEVDTLMNLLSTYLRNEIAELHQNNVKVTAIGEISALPKTCIRELNSAKEMTKDNTGVNLNLALNYGSRADIKNALIDIVKNCESGKIDINNIDEDIIKNYLSTKSIPDPDLVIRTSGEQRLSNFLLWEVAYSEFYFTDIHWPDFNKEELQKAIYLYQKRDRRFGGLK
- a CDS encoding phosphatidate cytidylyltransferase — its product is MLTRIIASLALVPLFLFVVYGGIPLYIAEMAIVYIALHEFYKAFKIKDIHPIFIIGYIFSIYLAVKNIFNLPLEYTYAVLFILFLASIIYMLMGKSNVIDVSITFLGVFYIGVFLDFIVITINSFERGNIYVWLIFVISFMTDIFAYFSGYLLGKHKLIPKVSPKKTVEGAIGGIIGSTLCCILFGYLFGIDLLQLAIIGSIGSIIAQLGDLFASSIKRYVGIKDYGKIIPGHGGILDRFDSVILVAPFVYNTIKFFIR